Proteins encoded within one genomic window of Kibdelosporangium phytohabitans:
- the tuf gene encoding elongation factor Tu — protein MSKQLYVRSKPHVNIGTMGHVDHGKTTLTAAITKVLARDGAGTKYVAFDKIDRAPEEIARGITINISHVEYETPARHYAHVDMPGHADYVKNMITGAAQLDGVILVVSAEDGSMPQTREHVVLARRIGVEHIVVALNKADMVADGDLLDLVELEVRELLSRYGFDGDSVPVVRVSGLKALEGDPGWEQKVVELLAAVDEHVPTPVRRLDLPFLMPVENTMTITGRGTVVTGAVEQGTIKLGDTVEVVGLDETFSSVVTGLEMFGKSLERAEAGDNAAVLLRGVKRDQIRRGQVLALPGSVTPHRRFRADAYVLTEQEGGRRKPIHDNYRPQFHFRTSDVPGALTLGTAMVLPGDSAEFVVDLGKPVALSKGQGFAIREGGLTVAAGTVAEILD, from the coding sequence ATGAGCAAGCAGCTTTACGTGCGCAGCAAGCCGCACGTCAACATCGGCACGATGGGTCACGTCGACCACGGCAAGACCACGCTGACCGCCGCGATCACCAAGGTGCTCGCGCGCGACGGTGCGGGCACGAAGTACGTGGCCTTCGACAAGATCGACCGTGCGCCCGAGGAGATCGCCCGGGGCATCACGATCAACATCTCGCACGTCGAGTACGAGACGCCGGCGAGGCACTACGCCCACGTCGACATGCCGGGGCACGCCGACTACGTCAAGAACATGATCACCGGCGCCGCCCAGCTCGACGGCGTGATCCTGGTCGTGTCCGCCGAGGACGGCTCCATGCCGCAGACCCGTGAGCACGTGGTGCTCGCGCGGCGGATCGGCGTCGAGCACATCGTGGTCGCGCTGAACAAGGCGGACATGGTGGCCGACGGCGACCTGCTCGACCTGGTCGAGTTGGAGGTCCGTGAGCTGCTCAGCCGCTACGGCTTCGACGGCGACTCGGTCCCGGTCGTGCGCGTCTCCGGCCTGAAGGCGCTGGAGGGCGACCCGGGGTGGGAGCAGAAGGTCGTGGAGTTGCTTGCGGCGGTGGACGAGCACGTGCCGACTCCGGTGCGGCGTCTCGACCTGCCGTTCCTGATGCCGGTGGAGAACACGATGACCATCACCGGTCGCGGCACGGTCGTGACCGGTGCGGTGGAGCAGGGCACGATCAAGCTCGGCGACACCGTCGAGGTGGTCGGCCTGGACGAGACGTTCTCGAGCGTGGTGACCGGGCTGGAGATGTTCGGCAAGTCGCTGGAGCGGGCCGAGGCGGGTGACAACGCCGCGGTGCTGCTGCGTGGCGTCAAGCGCGACCAGATCCGGCGCGGCCAGGTGCTGGCGCTGCCGGGCAGCGTCACGCCGCACCGGCGGTTCCGGGCGGACGCGTACGTGCTGACCGAGCAGGAAGGCGGGCGGCGCAAGCCGATCCACGACAACTACCGGCCGCAGTTCCACTTCAGGACCAGTGACGTGCCTGGCGCGCTGACGCTCGGCACGGCGATGGTCCTGCCGGGTGACAGTGCCGAGTTCGTCGTCGACCTCGGCAAGCCGGTGGCGCTGAGCAAGGGCCAGGGTTTCGCCATCCGCGAGGGCGGCCTGACCGTGGCCGCGGGCACCGTGGCGGAGATCCTCGACTGA
- a CDS encoding S1 family peptidase, with protein MRNTHRKITRKKVIIAAAGIAVAAAAAFTIPQASAKDSRAVPSLDEMRGMTGTAWAVDPDTGQTLVTADSTVDTDRWSALVSHSNDKVKVQRAPGKFSLFAEGGDAIFAGGARCSLGFNVTMSNGAPGILTAGHCTAGGRNWSTAQGGRAVATVQSSTFPGNGDFALLSYNNVGTQAPSAVDTGGGRIVQITRAANARVNQNVLRMGSTTGLNGGRVTALNAAVNYPEGRVTGLIQTTVCAEPGDSGGPLFTQDGTALGLTSGGSGNCTAGGVTFFQPVTEPLQAFGAKIGQ; from the coding sequence ATGCGCAACACGCACAGGAAGATCACCAGGAAGAAGGTCATCATCGCGGCGGCGGGCATCGCCGTGGCGGCAGCGGCGGCCTTCACCATCCCCCAGGCCAGTGCCAAGGACTCCCGGGCCGTGCCGAGCCTGGACGAGATGCGCGGGATGACCGGCACCGCGTGGGCGGTCGACCCCGACACCGGCCAGACCCTGGTCACCGCGGACAGCACCGTCGACACCGACCGGTGGAGCGCGCTGGTGTCCCACAGCAACGACAAGGTGAAGGTGCAGCGGGCGCCCGGCAAGTTCAGCCTGTTCGCCGAAGGTGGTGACGCGATCTTCGCCGGTGGGGCACGGTGTTCGCTCGGGTTCAACGTGACCATGAGCAACGGCGCGCCCGGCATCCTCACCGCGGGCCACTGCACGGCGGGCGGGCGGAACTGGTCGACCGCGCAGGGCGGCCGGGCTGTCGCCACCGTCCAGTCGTCGACGTTCCCCGGAAACGGGGACTTCGCCTTGCTGTCGTACAACAACGTCGGCACCCAGGCGCCGAGCGCCGTGGACACCGGCGGCGGGCGGATCGTGCAGATCACGCGGGCCGCGAACGCGCGCGTGAACCAGAACGTCCTGCGGATGGGCAGCACGACCGGGCTGAACGGTGGCCGGGTGACCGCGTTGAACGCCGCCGTGAACTACCCGGAAGGCCGGGTCACCGGGCTCATCCAGACCACGGTGTGCGCCGAACCCGGCGACAGCGGCGGCCCGCTGTTCACCCAGGACGGCACCGCGCTCGGACTGACCTCGGGCGGATCCGGCAACTGCACGGCCGGTGGCGTGACGTTCTTCCAACCGGTCACCGAGCCGCTGCAAGCCTTCGGCGCCAAGATCGGCCAGTAA
- a CDS encoding rRNA adenine N-6-methyltransferase family protein: protein MLPHARTGVHVLSAHAVIRRLIRSSGVGPDDLVIDFGAGPGTITAPLAATGARVLAVERDVAFVHRLTRRFADQPLVKVVHADLRTVPLPGRDFSVVANIPFALSTVLLRRLLNRRRRSLAAADLVVEWGFAQRIVAARTPETAKWSEKYELRVAGRIRRTDFRPVPRVDSAHLVIRRRGRE, encoded by the coding sequence ATGCTTCCCCACGCCCGCACGGGTGTCCACGTCCTGTCCGCACACGCCGTCATCCGGCGGCTGATCCGGTCGTCCGGGGTCGGGCCGGACGACCTGGTGATCGACTTCGGAGCCGGTCCCGGCACGATCACCGCGCCACTGGCCGCGACCGGGGCCCGCGTCCTCGCTGTCGAACGGGACGTGGCGTTCGTCCACAGACTCACCCGGCGATTCGCCGACCAGCCGCTCGTCAAGGTGGTGCACGCCGACCTGCGCACGGTGCCGTTGCCCGGCCGGGACTTCTCCGTCGTGGCCAACATCCCGTTCGCACTGTCCACTGTGCTGCTCCGGCGGCTGCTCAACCGGCGGCGGCGTTCGCTCGCCGCCGCCGACCTGGTGGTCGAATGGGGCTTCGCCCAGCGGATCGTGGCCGCGCGGACCCCGGAAACCGCCAAGTGGTCCGAGAAATACGAGTTGCGGGTCGCGGGACGGATCCGCCGCACCGACTTCCGCCCGGTCCCCCGCGTGGACTCGGCGCATCTGGTGATCCGGCGAAGAGGCCGCGAATGA